A region from the Streptomyces sp. 3214.6 genome encodes:
- a CDS encoding glycoside hydrolase family 18 chitinase, translating into MRFRHRAAAGFATLLLPLAGLVGLASPAQAASTATATYTKASDWGTGFEGRWTVKNTGTTAISSWTVEWDFPSGTSVTSAWDADVTSAGTHWTAKNKSYNGSIAPGASVSFGFNGAGSGSPSNCKLNGDSCDGTTVPGDASPTAPGTPTASAVTDTSVKLTWSAATDDKGVKNYDVLRDGAKVATVTTTSYTDTGLSAGTDYSYTVRARDTADQTGPVSGAVAVHTTGGGTNPPTTGNKVKLGYFTEWGIYGRNYNVKNLVTSGSAAKITHINYAFGNVTNGQCAIGDSYADYDKAFTADQSVSGVADTWDQPLRGNFNQLRQLKAKYPNIKVLWSFGGWTWSGGFAQAAANPAAFAQSCYNLVEDPRWADVFDGIDIDWEYPNACGLSCDTSGAAAFKNLMSALRAKFGTGNLVTAATTADGSSGGKIDAADYAGAAQYVNWYNVMTYDFFGAWAAQGPTAPHSPLTSYSGIPTAGFTTADAMAKFKAKGVPANKLLIGIGFYGRGWTGVTQDAPGGTATGPAAGTYEQGIEDYKVLKTSCPATGTIAGTAYAHCGSNWWSYDTPATIAGKMTWAKNQGLGGAFFWEFSGDTANGELVNAISNNL; encoded by the coding sequence ATGCGCTTCAGACACAGAGCCGCGGCAGGGTTCGCGACGCTGTTGCTCCCACTGGCCGGACTGGTCGGCCTCGCGAGCCCCGCCCAGGCCGCGAGCACCGCCACCGCCACCTACACCAAGGCCTCCGACTGGGGCACCGGTTTCGAGGGCAGGTGGACGGTGAAGAACACCGGCACCACCGCCATCAGTTCATGGACCGTCGAATGGGACTTCCCCTCCGGCACGTCCGTCACCTCCGCCTGGGACGCCGACGTCACGTCCGCCGGCACCCACTGGACCGCCAAGAACAAGTCCTACAACGGCTCCATCGCCCCCGGCGCCTCCGTCTCCTTCGGCTTCAACGGCGCGGGCTCCGGCTCCCCGTCCAACTGCAAGCTGAACGGCGACAGTTGTGACGGCACGACCGTCCCGGGCGATGCCTCCCCGACGGCCCCCGGCACCCCCACCGCCTCCGCCGTCACCGACACCTCGGTGAAACTGACCTGGTCCGCCGCCACCGACGACAAGGGCGTCAAGAACTACGACGTCCTGCGCGACGGCGCCAAGGTCGCCACCGTCACGACGACCTCGTACACCGACACCGGCCTGAGCGCCGGCACCGACTACTCCTACACCGTGCGGGCCCGCGACACCGCCGACCAGACCGGCCCGGTCAGCGGCGCGGTCGCGGTCCACACCACGGGCGGCGGCACCAATCCCCCGACCACCGGAAACAAGGTGAAACTCGGTTACTTCACCGAGTGGGGCATCTACGGCCGCAACTACAACGTCAAGAACCTCGTGACGTCCGGCTCGGCCGCGAAGATCACCCACATCAACTACGCCTTCGGCAACGTCACGAACGGCCAGTGCGCGATCGGCGACTCCTACGCCGACTACGACAAGGCCTTCACCGCCGACCAGTCCGTCAGCGGCGTCGCCGACACCTGGGACCAGCCGCTGCGCGGCAACTTCAACCAGCTGCGCCAGCTGAAGGCCAAGTACCCGAACATCAAGGTGCTGTGGTCCTTCGGCGGCTGGACCTGGTCCGGCGGCTTCGCCCAGGCCGCCGCCAACCCGGCCGCGTTCGCGCAGTCCTGCTACAACCTGGTCGAAGACCCGCGCTGGGCCGACGTCTTCGACGGCATCGACATCGACTGGGAGTACCCCAACGCCTGCGGCCTGTCCTGCGACACCTCCGGCGCCGCGGCCTTCAAGAACCTGATGTCCGCGCTGCGCGCCAAGTTCGGCACCGGCAACCTGGTCACCGCGGCCACCACCGCCGACGGCTCCTCCGGCGGCAAGATCGACGCCGCCGACTACGCGGGCGCGGCGCAGTACGTCAACTGGTACAACGTGATGACGTACGACTTCTTCGGCGCATGGGCCGCACAGGGCCCGACGGCCCCGCACTCGCCGCTCACCTCGTACAGCGGCATCCCGACGGCCGGGTTCACCACGGCCGACGCGATGGCCAAGTTCAAGGCGAAGGGCGTCCCCGCGAACAAGCTGCTCATCGGCATCGGCTTCTACGGCCGCGGCTGGACCGGCGTCACCCAGGACGCCCCGGGCGGCACGGCCACGGGCCCGGCGGCGGGCACCTACGAGCAGGGCATCGAGGACTACAAGGTCCTCAAGACGTCCTGCCCGGCCACCGGCACCATCGCCGGCACGGCCTACGCGCACTGCGGCAGCAACTGGTGGTCGTACGACACCCCGGCCACCATCGCCGGGAAGATGACCTGGGCCAAGAACCAGGGCCTGGGCGGCGCGTTCTTCTGGGAGTTCAGCGGTGACACCGCGAACGGAGAGCTGGTGAACGCCATCAGCAACAACCTGTAG
- a CDS encoding DUF2550 domain-containing protein — translation MVLALTVCGIVVALGALGLFVFGLRRRLIQRSGGTFDCSLRWDVPEKPDTSGKGWSYGVARYNGDRIEWYRVFSYAYRPRRVLERGSIEVAGRRLPEGEEELALLSDAVVLVCLHRGTRLELAMSEDALTGFLAWLEAAPPGQRVNVA, via the coding sequence ATGGTCCTCGCTCTGACTGTGTGCGGAATCGTCGTGGCCCTGGGGGCGCTGGGGCTGTTCGTCTTCGGTCTGCGTCGCAGACTCATCCAGCGTTCCGGCGGCACCTTCGACTGTTCCCTGCGCTGGGACGTACCCGAGAAACCGGACACCAGCGGAAAAGGCTGGAGTTACGGGGTCGCCCGCTACAACGGCGACCGCATCGAGTGGTACCGCGTCTTCTCCTACGCCTACCGTCCGCGCCGGGTGCTGGAGCGCGGCTCGATCGAGGTGGCCGGCCGCCGGCTTCCCGAGGGCGAGGAGGAGCTGGCGCTGCTGTCCGACGCCGTCGTCCTGGTCTGTCTGCACCGGGGCACGCGCCTCGAACTCGCCATGAGCGAAGACGCGCTGACCGGTTTTCTCGCGTGGCTGGAGGCAGCCCCGCCCGGACAGCGCGTCAACGTCGCTTAG
- a CDS encoding F0F1 ATP synthase subunit epsilon yields MAAELHVALVAADREVWSGEATLVVARTTSGDIGVMPGHQPLLGVLESGPVTIRTSDGGTVVAAVHGGFISFADNKLSLLAEIAELSDEIDVQRVERELERAKAEGDAAAERRADVRLRAAATR; encoded by the coding sequence TTGGCTGCTGAGCTGCACGTCGCGCTGGTTGCGGCCGACCGAGAGGTCTGGTCCGGCGAGGCCACCCTGGTCGTCGCGCGCACCACGTCCGGCGACATCGGCGTCATGCCCGGTCACCAGCCGCTGCTCGGTGTGCTGGAGTCGGGCCCGGTGACCATCCGTACGAGTGATGGTGGAACGGTCGTCGCCGCGGTGCACGGCGGTTTCATCTCGTTCGCGGACAACAAGCTGTCGCTGCTGGCCGAGATCGCCGAGCTGTCGGACGAGATCGACGTCCAGCGCGTGGAGCGCGAGCTCGAGCGCGCGAAGGCGGAGGGCGACGCCGCCGCCGAGCGCCGCGCGGACGTACGACTGCGTGCGGCGGCGACGCGCTGA
- the atpD gene encoding F0F1 ATP synthase subunit beta, with translation MTTTVETAVATGRVARVIGPVVDVEFPVDAMPEIYNALHVEVADPAQDGAKKTLTLEVAQHLGDGLVRTISMQPTDGLVRQAAVTDTGTGITVPVGDFTKGKVFNTLGEVLNVDETYEGERWSIHRKAPNFDELESKTEMFETGVKVIDLLTPYVKGGKIGLFGGAGVGKTVLIQEMIYRVANNHDGVSVFAGVGERTREGNDLIEEMADSGVIDKTALVFGQMDEPPGTRLRVALAGLTMAEYFRDVQKQDVLFFIDNIFRFTQAGSEVSTLLGRMPSAVGYQPNLADEMGLLQERITSTRGHSITSMQAIYVPADDLTDPAPATTFAHLDATTVLSRPISEKGIYPAVDPLDSTSRILDPRYIAADHYNTAMRVKTVLQKYKDLQDIIAILGIDELGEEDKLTVHRARRVERFLSQNTHVAKQFTGVDGSDVPLDESITAFNAIIDGEYDHFPEQAFFLCGGIEDLKANAKELGVS, from the coding sequence ATGACGACGACAGTTGAGACGGCCGTTGCCACGGGCCGCGTCGCCCGGGTCATCGGCCCGGTCGTCGACGTGGAATTCCCCGTCGACGCCATGCCGGAGATCTACAACGCCCTTCACGTCGAGGTGGCCGACCCGGCCCAGGACGGCGCGAAGAAGACGCTGACCCTGGAGGTCGCCCAGCACCTGGGTGACGGCCTGGTCCGCACCATCTCGATGCAGCCCACCGACGGTCTGGTCCGCCAGGCCGCCGTCACCGACACGGGCACGGGCATCACGGTCCCGGTCGGCGACTTCACCAAGGGCAAGGTGTTCAACACCCTCGGTGAGGTGCTGAACGTCGACGAGACCTACGAGGGCGAGCGCTGGTCCATCCACCGCAAGGCCCCCAACTTCGACGAGCTCGAGTCGAAGACCGAGATGTTCGAGACCGGCGTCAAGGTCATCGACCTGCTGACCCCGTACGTCAAGGGCGGCAAGATCGGTCTGTTCGGTGGTGCCGGCGTCGGCAAGACGGTGCTCATCCAGGAGATGATCTACCGCGTCGCCAACAACCACGACGGTGTCTCCGTGTTCGCCGGTGTCGGTGAGCGCACCCGTGAGGGCAACGACCTCATCGAGGAGATGGCCGACTCGGGCGTCATCGACAAGACCGCCCTGGTCTTCGGTCAGATGGACGAGCCCCCGGGCACCCGTCTGCGCGTGGCCCTGGCCGGTCTGACCATGGCGGAGTACTTCCGCGATGTGCAGAAGCAGGACGTGCTGTTCTTCATCGACAACATCTTCCGCTTCACGCAGGCCGGTTCCGAGGTGTCGACCCTGCTCGGCCGGATGCCCTCCGCGGTGGGTTACCAGCCGAACCTGGCCGACGAGATGGGTCTCCTCCAGGAGCGCATCACCTCGACCCGTGGTCACTCGATCACCTCGATGCAGGCGATCTACGTCCCCGCGGACGACCTGACCGACCCGGCCCCGGCCACCACGTTCGCCCACCTCGACGCGACGACGGTGCTCTCCCGTCCGATCTCGGAGAAGGGCATCTACCCGGCCGTGGACCCGCTGGACTCCACGTCCCGCATCCTGGACCCGCGCTACATCGCGGCGGACCACTACAACACCGCGATGCGCGTCAAGACGGTGCTGCAGAAGTACAAGGACCTCCAGGACATCATCGCGATCCTCGGTATCGACGAGCTGGGCGAGGAGGACAAGCTCACCGTCCACCGTGCCCGTCGCGTGGAGCGCTTCCTGTCCCAGAACACCCACGTCGCCAAGCAGTTCACCGGCGTCGACGGGTCGGACGTCCCGCTGGACGAGTCGATCACCGCGTTCAACGCGATCATCGACGGCGAGTACGACCACTTCCCCGAGCAGGCGTTCTTCCTCTGTGGCGGTATCGAGGACCTGAAGGCCAACGCCAAGGAGCTGGGCGTCTCTTGA
- a CDS encoding F0F1 ATP synthase subunit gamma codes for MGAQLRVYKRRIRSVTATKKITKAMEMIAASRVVKAQRKVAASAPYATELTRAVTAVGTGSNTKHALTTQAETVVRSAVLLLTSDRGLAGAFNSNAIKAAEQLTARLEAEGRQVDTYIVGRRGLAHYNFRERKVAESWSGFTDEPTYADAKKVAAPLIEAIEKDTADGGVDEIHIVFTEFVSMMTQTALDDRLLPLSLDEVATESAAPKGEILPLYDFEPSAEDVLDALLPRYVESRVYNALLQSAASKHAATRRAMKSATDNAGELIETLSRLANAARQAEITQEISEIVGGSAALADATAGSDR; via the coding sequence ATGGGAGCCCAGCTCCGGGTCTACAAGCGTCGCATCCGATCCGTCACCGCGACCAAGAAGATCACCAAGGCGATGGAGATGATCGCCGCCTCGCGTGTCGTCAAGGCGCAGCGCAAGGTGGCGGCCTCCGCGCCGTACGCGACCGAGCTCACCCGCGCGGTCACGGCGGTCGGTACCGGCTCGAACACGAAGCACGCGCTGACCACGCAGGCCGAGACGGTCGTGCGGTCCGCGGTGCTGCTCCTGACGAGCGACCGTGGTCTCGCCGGCGCCTTCAACTCCAACGCCATCAAGGCCGCGGAGCAGCTGACGGCGCGCCTCGAGGCCGAGGGCAGGCAGGTCGACACGTACATCGTCGGCCGGCGTGGTCTCGCGCACTACAACTTCCGTGAGCGCAAGGTCGCGGAGTCGTGGTCGGGCTTCACGGACGAGCCGACGTACGCGGACGCCAAGAAGGTCGCGGCCCCCCTGATCGAGGCCATCGAGAAGGACACGGCGGACGGCGGCGTGGACGAGATCCACATCGTCTTCACCGAGTTCGTCTCGATGATGACGCAGACGGCGCTCGACGACCGTCTGCTGCCGCTCAGCCTCGACGAGGTGGCCACGGAGTCCGCGGCGCCGAAGGGCGAGATCCTTCCGCTGTACGACTTCGAGCCCTCGGCGGAGGACGTCCTCGACGCCCTTCTGCCGCGCTATGTGGAGAGCCGCGTCTACAACGCTCTCCTCCAGTCGGCAGCTTCGAAGCACGCCGCCACGCGGCGCGCGATGAAGTCGGCGACCGACAACGCCGGAGAGCTCATCGAGACGCTCTCCCGCCTCGCCAACGCGGCCCGCCAGGCCGAAATCACCCAGGAAATCAGCGAGATCGTCGGTGGCTCCGCAGCCCTGGCCGACGCGACCGCGGGGAGTGACAGGTAA
- the atpA gene encoding F0F1 ATP synthase subunit alpha has protein sequence MAELTIRPEEIRDALENFVQSYKPDAASREEVGTVTLAGDGIAKVEGLPSAMANELLKFEDGTLGLALNLEEREIGAVVLGEFSGIEEGQPVTRTGEVLSVAVGEGYLGRVVDPLGNPIDGLGEIETSGRRALELQAPGVMARKSVHEPMETGYKAVDAMTPIGRGQRQLIIGDRQTGKTALAVDTIINQRDNWRSGDVKKQVRCVYVAIGQKGSTIASVRGALEEAGALEYTTIVAAPASDPAGFKYLAPYTGSAIGQQWMYEGKHVLIIFDDLSKQADAYRAVSLLLRRPPGREAYPGDVFYLHSRLLERCAKLSDDLGAGSMTGLPIVETKANDVSAFIPTNVISITDGQCFLESDLFNAGQRPALNVGISVSRVGGSAQHKAMRQVSGRLRLDLAQYRELEAFAAFGSDLDAASKSQLERGQRLVELLKQPQYQPMRTEDQVVSVWAGTTGKMDDVPVADIRRFETELLEYLHRKEQGLMTSIKEGAKMSDDTLIAVADAIAEFKKQFETSDGKLLGEDAPAAAK, from the coding sequence ATGGCGGAGCTCACGATCCGGCCGGAGGAGATCCGGGACGCGCTGGAGAACTTTGTCCAGTCGTACAAGCCGGACGCGGCCTCGCGCGAGGAGGTCGGTACGGTCACCCTTGCCGGCGACGGCATCGCGAAGGTCGAGGGCCTGCCCTCGGCCATGGCCAACGAACTGCTGAAGTTCGAGGACGGCACCCTCGGCCTCGCGCTCAACCTGGAAGAGCGCGAGATCGGCGCCGTCGTCCTCGGTGAGTTCAGCGGTATCGAGGAGGGCCAGCCGGTCACCCGTACCGGTGAGGTCCTGTCGGTCGCGGTGGGCGAGGGCTACCTCGGCCGCGTCGTCGACCCGCTCGGCAACCCGATCGACGGCCTCGGCGAGATCGAGACGTCCGGCCGCCGTGCCCTGGAGCTCCAGGCTCCGGGTGTCATGGCCCGTAAGTCGGTGCACGAGCCGATGGAGACCGGCTACAAGGCCGTCGACGCGATGACCCCGATCGGCCGTGGTCAGCGTCAGCTGATCATCGGTGACCGCCAGACCGGCAAGACCGCCCTGGCCGTCGACACGATCATCAACCAGCGTGACAACTGGCGCTCCGGCGACGTGAAGAAGCAGGTCCGCTGCGTCTACGTCGCCATCGGCCAGAAGGGCTCGACCATCGCCTCCGTGCGTGGCGCCCTCGAAGAGGCCGGCGCGCTGGAGTACACGACCATCGTCGCCGCCCCGGCGTCCGACCCGGCCGGCTTCAAGTACCTGGCGCCGTACACCGGTTCGGCCATCGGTCAGCAGTGGATGTACGAGGGCAAGCACGTCCTCATCATCTTCGACGACCTCTCGAAGCAGGCCGACGCCTACCGCGCCGTGTCGCTGCTGCTGCGCCGCCCGCCGGGCCGTGAGGCCTACCCGGGTGACGTCTTCTACCTGCACTCCCGTCTGCTGGAGCGCTGCGCGAAGCTCTCCGACGACCTGGGCGCCGGCTCGATGACCGGTCTGCCGATCGTCGAGACGAAGGCCAACGACGTCTCGGCGTTCATCCCGACCAACGTCATCTCCATCACCGACGGCCAGTGCTTCCTGGAGTCCGACCTGTTCAACGCCGGCCAGCGTCCGGCCCTGAACGTCGGTATCTCGGTCTCCCGCGTCGGTGGCTCCGCCCAGCACAAGGCGATGCGCCAGGTGTCCGGCCGGCTGCGCCTCGACCTCGCCCAGTACCGTGAGCTGGAGGCCTTCGCCGCCTTCGGCTCCGACCTGGACGCCGCGTCGAAGTCCCAGCTGGAGCGTGGCCAGCGCCTGGTCGAGCTGCTCAAGCAGCCGCAGTACCAGCCGATGCGGACCGAGGACCAGGTCGTCTCCGTGTGGGCCGGCACCACCGGCAAGATGGACGACGTTCCGGTCGCCGACATCCGCCGCTTCGAGACGGAGCTGCTGGAGTACCTGCACCGCAAGGAGCAGGGCCTCATGACCTCCATCAAGGAGGGCGCCAAGATGTCGGACGACACCCTCATCGCTGTTGCCGACGCGATCGCCGAGTTCAAGAAGCAGTTCGAGACCTCGGACGGCAAGCTTCTCGGCGAGGACGCCCCGGCCGCGGCCAAGTGA
- a CDS encoding F0F1 ATP synthase subunit delta codes for MTAHGASREAFAAARERLDALTDSTSVDAAQLAGELAAVTALLDREVGLRRVLTDPAQAGDAKADLVQRLLGAQISATTADLVSGTVRSRWSQSRDLVDVLEELANIADLTAAQQAGTLDDVEDELFRFGRIVSSSTGLRAALTDRKATVSAKSELLSSLLGGRADAATERLVTRLVTAPRGRSLEAGLEALSKLAAERRDRMVAVVTSAVPLSDPQKQRLGAALAKLYGRSMHLNLDVDPEVLGGIRVQVGDEVINGSLADRIEDAARRMAS; via the coding sequence ATGACCGCACACGGAGCGAGCCGCGAGGCATTCGCAGCAGCCCGTGAGCGTCTCGACGCGCTCACGGACTCCACGTCCGTGGACGCGGCGCAGCTGGCCGGCGAGCTGGCGGCCGTCACCGCGCTGCTCGACCGCGAGGTCGGCCTGCGCAGGGTCCTCACCGACCCGGCGCAGGCGGGCGACGCCAAGGCCGACCTGGTCCAGCGCCTCCTCGGCGCCCAGATCAGCGCCACCACCGCCGATCTGGTGTCCGGCACGGTGCGTTCCCGCTGGTCGCAGTCCCGCGACCTGGTGGACGTGCTGGAGGAGCTGGCGAACATCGCCGACCTCACCGCCGCACAGCAGGCCGGCACGCTCGACGACGTCGAGGACGAGCTGTTCCGCTTCGGGCGGATCGTCTCCTCCAGCACCGGGCTGCGCGCCGCACTGACCGACCGGAAGGCCACCGTCTCGGCCAAGAGCGAGCTGCTGAGCAGCCTGCTCGGCGGCCGGGCCGACGCGGCCACCGAGCGACTGGTGACGCGCCTCGTGACCGCGCCCCGGGGACGTAGCCTGGAAGCGGGCCTCGAGGCCCTGTCCAAGCTCGCCGCGGAGCGCCGGGACCGCATGGTCGCCGTCGTCACCTCGGCGGTACCGCTGAGCGACCCGCAGAAGCAGCGCCTCGGCGCCGCCCTCGCGAAGCTCTACGGCCGCTCGATGCACCTCAACCTCGACGTGGACCCCGAGGTCCTCGGCGGGATCCGGGTGCAGGTCGGCGACGAGGTGATCAACGGCTCCCTCGCGGACCGCATCGAGGACGCCGCCCGCCGCATGGCGAGCTAG
- a CDS encoding F0F1 ATP synthase subunit B, translating into MISPLLQIAAEEESQNPLIPEIPELVIGLIAFAIVFFVLGKKLLPNINKVLEERRDAIEGGIEQAEIARTEAQSVLEQYKAQLAEARHEAARLRQEAQEQGAALITEMRAEGQRQREEIVAAGHSQIEADRKAAASALRQDVGKLATELAGKLVGESLEDHARQSRVIDRFLDELEEKAEASR; encoded by the coding sequence GTGATCTCGCCCTTGCTGCAAATCGCGGCTGAGGAGGAGTCCCAGAATCCTCTGATCCCGGAGATCCCCGAGCTCGTCATCGGTCTGATCGCGTTCGCGATCGTGTTCTTCGTCCTGGGCAAGAAGCTCCTTCCGAACATCAACAAGGTTCTGGAAGAGCGCCGCGACGCCATCGAGGGCGGGATCGAACAGGCCGAGATTGCTCGGACCGAGGCTCAGAGCGTTCTGGAGCAGTACAAGGCACAGCTTGCCGAGGCCCGTCACGAGGCCGCGCGACTGCGCCAGGAGGCACAGGAGCAGGGCGCCGCGCTCATCACAGAGATGCGCGCGGAAGGCCAGCGCCAGCGCGAGGAGATCGTCGCCGCCGGACACAGCCAGATCGAGGCGGACCGCAAGGCCGCCGCGTCCGCGCTGCGTCAGGACGTCGGCAAGCTCGCCACCGAACTGGCCGGCAAGCTCGTCGGCGAGTCCCTTGAGGACCACGCCCGCCAGAGCCGCGTCATCGACCGCTTCCTCGACGAGCTCGAGGAGAAGGCCGAGGCGTCTCGATGA
- the atpE gene encoding ATP synthase F0 subunit C: MSALDTLAAVEIKGNLAAIGYGLAAIGPGVGVGIIFGNGTQALARQPEAAGLIRQNQILGFVLCEALALIGLVMGFVYPSA; encoded by the coding sequence ATGTCCGCTCTCGACACCCTCGCCGCGGTCGAAATCAAGGGCAACCTCGCTGCCATCGGCTACGGTCTCGCGGCCATCGGCCCCGGCGTCGGCGTTGGCATCATCTTCGGTAACGGCACCCAGGCGCTGGCCCGCCAGCCCGAGGCCGCCGGCCTCATCCGCCAGAACCAGATCCTCGGCTTCGTGCTCTGTGAGGCGCTCGCCCTGATCGGTCTGGTCATGGGCTTCGTCTACCCGTCTGCCTGA
- the atpB gene encoding F0F1 ATP synthase subunit A translates to MSNAKTLAFETDCHIFDGCGFPTPGLHSFMFEPLFTVGGIEFNKPMLLSLVSTVLVIGFFWAAFNKPKLVPGKLQMIGEAGYDFVRRGVVYETIGKREGEKYVPLMFSLFFFIWIMNLWSIVPVAQFPATAVIAFPAGLAALVYIVWMSITFKRHGFVGGFKNITGYDRSLGPVFPMVMFFEFLSNVFIRPFTHAVRLFANMFAGHVLILIFTIGTWYLLNGIGIAYSAVSFLMVLVMTVFELFIQALQAYVFILLSSSYIQGALAEHH, encoded by the coding sequence GTGAGTAACGCCAAGACGCTCGCCTTCGAGACCGACTGTCATATTTTCGACGGGTGCGGTTTCCCGACCCCCGGCCTGCACTCGTTCATGTTCGAGCCGCTCTTCACCGTCGGCGGCATCGAATTCAACAAGCCGATGCTGCTCTCGCTGGTGAGCACCGTCCTCGTCATCGGATTCTTCTGGGCCGCCTTCAACAAGCCGAAGCTGGTTCCGGGCAAGCTCCAGATGATCGGCGAGGCCGGCTACGACTTCGTACGCCGCGGGGTCGTCTACGAGACGATCGGCAAGCGCGAGGGCGAGAAGTACGTCCCGCTGATGTTCTCGCTGTTCTTCTTCATCTGGATCATGAACCTCTGGTCGATCGTCCCGGTCGCCCAGTTCCCGGCCACGGCGGTCATCGCCTTCCCGGCCGGTCTCGCCGCGCTCGTCTACATCGTGTGGATGAGCATCACGTTCAAGCGCCACGGCTTCGTCGGCGGCTTCAAGAACATCACCGGGTACGACCGTTCGCTCGGTCCCGTGTTCCCGATGGTCATGTTCTTCGAGTTCCTCTCGAACGTGTTCATCCGGCCCTTCACGCACGCCGTCCGGCTCTTCGCCAACATGTTCGCCGGCCACGTGCTGATCCTGATCTTCACCATCGGAACCTGGTACCTGCTCAACGGCATCGGCATCGCCTACTCGGCGGTCTCGTTCCTGATGGTGCTCGTGATGACGGTCTTCGAGCTGTTCATCCAGGCCCTCCAGGCCTACGTCTTCATCCTCCTGTCCTCCAGCTACATCCAGGGCGCGCTCGCCGAGCACCACTGA
- a CDS encoding MraY family glycosyltransferase: protein MREYLLTLCITAAVTYLLTGPVRKFAIVAGAMPEIRARDVHREPTPRLGGIAMFFGLCAGLLVADHLNNLNEVFEKSNEPRALLSGAALIWLIGVLDDKFEIDALIKLGAQMIAAGVMVMQGLTILWLPIPTVGTVALTQWQGTLLTVALVVITINAVNFVDGLDGLAAGMVCIAAAAFFMYAYRIWYSYGIEAAAPATLFAAILMGMCLGFLPHNMHPARIFMGDSGSMLIGLVLAAGAISVTGQVDPDVMKLFSGSERNAVHQMVPVYIPLLMPLTIIAIPAADLILAIVRRTWRGKSPFAADRGHLHHRLLEIGHSHSRAVLIMYFWSALIGFGALAYSVNSASMWIVLGVVFLSAIGLALLLLPRFTPRAPRWAEAFVPPRYRRRRAAVVAAQEQPAPAPAAVAEAPEKEEEKEHEQAAQEQQTPVGVGVARVNGATAIGGRRSSKVRI, encoded by the coding sequence GTGCGTGAATACCTGCTGACGCTCTGCATCACGGCCGCGGTGACGTATCTGCTGACCGGGCCGGTACGGAAGTTCGCGATCGTGGCCGGAGCGATGCCGGAGATCAGGGCCCGTGACGTGCACCGGGAACCGACTCCGCGGCTCGGCGGGATCGCCATGTTCTTCGGTCTGTGCGCCGGTCTGCTGGTCGCCGACCATCTCAACAACCTCAACGAGGTCTTCGAGAAGTCGAACGAGCCGCGCGCCCTGCTCTCGGGGGCCGCGCTGATCTGGCTGATCGGCGTCCTGGACGACAAGTTCGAGATCGACGCCCTGATCAAGCTGGGCGCGCAGATGATCGCCGCGGGTGTGATGGTGATGCAGGGTCTGACGATCCTGTGGCTGCCGATCCCGACCGTGGGCACGGTCGCGCTGACCCAGTGGCAGGGCACCCTGCTCACGGTGGCCCTGGTCGTCATCACCATCAACGCGGTCAACTTCGTCGACGGCCTCGACGGTCTCGCCGCCGGCATGGTGTGCATCGCGGCGGCCGCGTTCTTCATGTACGCCTACCGCATCTGGTACTCGTACGGCATCGAGGCCGCCGCCCCGGCGACGCTGTTCGCGGCGATCCTGATGGGGATGTGTCTGGGCTTCCTGCCGCACAACATGCATCCGGCGCGGATCTTCATGGGCGACTCGGGTTCGATGCTGATCGGGCTGGTGCTGGCCGCGGGCGCGATCTCCGTGACGGGCCAGGTCGACCCCGATGTGATGAAGCTGTTCTCCGGTTCCGAGCGCAACGCGGTCCATCAGATGGTGCCGGTCTACATCCCGCTGCTGATGCCGCTGACGATCATCGCGATCCCGGCCGCCGACCTGATCCTGGCGATCGTGCGCCGCACCTGGCGCGGCAAGTCGCCGTTCGCGGCGGACCGCGGGCATCTGCACCACCGGCTGCTGGAGATCGGCCACTCGCACAGCCGCGCGGTGCTGATCATGTACTTCTGGTCGGCGTTGATCGGGTTCGGGGCGCTCGCCTACTCGGTCAACTCGGCTTCCATGTGGATCGTGCTGGGTGTGGTGTTCCTCAGTGCGATCGGGCTGGCGCTGCTTCTGCTGCCGCGCTTCACGCCGCGTGCGCCGCGCTGGGCCGAGGCCTTCGTCCCGCCGCGCTACCGACGCCGTCGTGCCGCCGTGGTCGCCGCGCAGGAGCAGCCCGCGCCCGCTCCGGCCGCCGTCGCAGAGGCGCCGGAGAAGGAAGAAGAGAAGGAACACGAGCAGGCAGCGCAGGAGCAGCAGACGCCGGTCGGGGTGGGTGTGGCGAGGGTCAACGGGGCGACCGCGATCGGTGGCCGCCGCAGCTCCAAGGTAAGAATCTGA